CTACGGACAGACGGCCATCTGTATAACCTTCAAATACGACCAGTTCACAGAAATAGGTATGAAAAGCTTCTCCCTAGGAAAGCCTGTGCCTGACCACACCTCTCTCATTGCTTTCCCTGAGGCTTCACCTCAAAAATTGCTTGTTCTTATCCTTCGTTGTCAGATTGGGAAACCAAGCGGGACCTAGAAACAGTGTTCTTGGCTTCAGTTAGGTTTATCCAGCGATTTCCTGTGTGAATGTGGGAAATGCACTCTGcctctctgtctccatctccccaTGGCGACTACTGGGATAATAGTAGTCACGACTGCATGCCAAGGGTAAACTCCATCCATGCACacaaaatgttttggaaatatAAAGTAGGACGATTAATCACTTTTAACCAATAATAGCATGTTCAGCTGCAATTGTCTGCAATTCTAAAATGTAAGACAACCACTGCTTGAGCTGGTGTAGTAGCCTTGACACGTCAGAAATATGAACTATGGAATAAATATCACCCAGAATGTACCCAGGTACTTTTTGCCACATAAAATAgcaatactaaaaataaaaaaaaccccaaatctatgCCCGTAAAATTCAGAACAAACTGACAGTGATATCTGGTACTGGAATCCTGAAGAGGCACTATGAAGAGGCGTTACAAGAGGTCATACTGGTATGCTTCTTAATGCTTTTCACActgtttttcactcttttttcagTTACAAACCTCAAATGATATTAATGAAGCACATAAGCTGTGCAAATGGCCAGACTGGCCACACCCCAGAGCTTTCTAAACCAGGCTCGTTTTGTGGAAAAGCATCTATGCATGTGTTTAGGGAAAGAGGACTAGAAAATGAGACATGGACACTAATGCTTTTCCTGCTCCATCCTCCCAGCTTCTGGTAATCTGTGATTCAGGGATTTCCTGAGCTGGAAAGACTGGAAAGTTCCTGATGGACTGATCTTCCATGAACTCATCTAATGAGCCCATTTGTTCCCTTGTTCTTTACAATATCCATGGTAAGGACTTCTACAGTTAAGATGCACACTGTATAGAAAAGTACATTTCTTCTGCAAATTCAATCCAGATGCTGAAAGTCAAGCTCTGTTCTCCCGAAAACCAAACTAGACCCTTTGGCAGCTCTTCTGTTTGCATTTGGCTTGGCAAGTGTAACTGATTGGAAACTACTCCTGTAAATACGGACAGGCTTGGATTTACCCATGCCACCTGAGCGCTGTGTGACTGCTTAGAGGGTTGAAGATCAGCATGGGTGGAAGTGGCAGAGGACTGAGACCACTGGTTAACAGTTCTGCTAAGATTAATGAGGTATTTGTGGAAAAACCCAAGCATACTCTCCCACCCGGTCTACGTGCGGCAGGGCCAGTCGGAATACAAAGCAATTAAACATGTCTTTAACATGCAACTCAAGATGCTTTGACACAGAACTCCCTGAGGAGATAGGCTGTGAAGATTAAGAAGAATTTGGGTTTCCTTTCCAAGGCAGAACTTTACTCTCTCGATTGCTTCGCTTTGACCTACTTTAATTCTGCATGTGctaatttctttgggtttttctcAGACCAACAGATGCTGAGTTATAACCCAAGAATCTACAGCTGTTCCGTCCCCAACGTCTTCCAAGCCGATCTCCCATATCTGAAGAAGCTCTGCGCAGGGTCCAGGCTGCCCTCGGCCCCTTTGCGCCACCTCTCCAAACTCCAGTCAGCTCACGGGGAAACCTTTCTCCACTTTGCAAAGTCACACTTGTTCATAGACGGTAAGAGAATCTGGTGCTATCTATCATGCATTCTCAAGCAAGTCATAAGTGATTAATATATTCTTTGACAATTGGTATTTTCTTTGAGGGCAAAAAAGAAGTTCAACTTCAGAAATAAATGGAACTGATGGCAGGGAAATGTGTCCTGTCATAATATTCTCTCAGTCCCACAAAACAAGAAGCTGTCTGGTCCTTCAAACACCTTCTTAAGGTGTTCAGTAACGAGATTTTTCAGAAGACTCATTTCCTGCTATTCAACAGtaacagcaaagaacaaaaatggGGTTTGAATCATCTGCGCTTTTTTTGTTATGAAGAAGGcttcaaattttgttttcttttcctttttctcctgctggTTGATTGTAACGGTTTttccaggagaaggaggaaaagtagAAATGAACTTCTGAAACAAAGGTCGAAATAAGGAGAGGAGGCAAAATCCCTTCTGCCCCACTTCACGCATTTGAATGAAATGAGCCCAGTTTAGGTGATGCTTTTCAGTCCCCTCCTAAATGAAGGAACATGAAAGACCGATTTCCCACACCCTGTGTTTCTCCACAGATATCTACGTGGCCTGGGTGGCTCAGGAACTGAAGACTGATTTGTTGGCTGAATCCTGGCAGCATTCTGGCCAAAAACTTCCCTCAAATTGCTCTCTCGACTACCATGTCTACAACATAAACCTAATAGGGACACCATTGAATTCTACCTTTTATTCCATTAACGATCATTCCAAATGGGCTGTTTCAAGGGAATACAAGGATCAATGGACCTGCATCGGAGACTTAAACCGCGCTGCCGAGCAAGCTTGGCGAAGTGGTGGGTTCATCTGTATGCAGAACGAACACATCTACAAAGCCTTCAGAGGTTTGATAGTCCACTATGAAAGCTGCTCTGATGCTTTCACGTTGATATAACAAACCATTCCCCCCAGACAGCACGGGCCCTTGTGCCACAGAAAGGGTAGGAAACGTCTCCCTTAAATTGTATTTTCACTCTGAAAAATGGTCCTGCGAGTCACCAGACGTGCGAGACCTTCACCTCATTAGCTATAAAAGCAAGCAGTTTGCAGGTAAATTATGGCTCTGTTTCTCTGGGTGCCGGATCAGCTCCGCTCTCATCCCGGCTCCTCTTGCCGTCAGCACCGGGCCAGCCGCTGCCGCACAAGGCTTCACCAAAGCCCGTCGCTGTGCACGGGTGTCCCTGGGGAACCTGGGAGCAACGCTGGGCCCCAGACGGGAGGAACAACAGAAACCTCTCTCGTTGGCTAGGCTGTCGGGGCTGAGCAAAGTACCCCAAAATGCTTCAAAATCACCCCATGTTCCAGGCACCGTGCAGATCAGTCACAGCATTTCTGCTCAGTTTGGGCTGAATCGCTTAACGAGCTGATGTAATTGGCTACAGACAGGGAGACGAGTACATCTGTGGACAGGAAGGCTTCATTTTTACATGACTAATTTTTAGAGAAGAAATAAGCTTTAAATCATTTGTAACCAAAAGCTTGGGAGTATTTCTACTGCTTTTATTCACGTACATCAATCttataaacaaataaacatgTCAAAATTAGGcataagcaaaataaattaagACTAAAATGGTGTGTTCACAGTCTCTCTCTTTCATCTTTATAGTTATTTGTGGTTGGTTACTATGTTTTATAGCTGCCAAAGGAAACATAGAGACAAttagtaaaaaattaaaattaaaagagaataaaatatttgaaggaaGATGTTATTTCACCTACATTTTCACACTACAACAACCAAGGCTGTTAATTTTCAACACCTTCAGTCTCAGGCTTAGGACCTGCAGTTTGCATGGACTCACTATAAAGACAAAGCTGATTTGCAAAATCCTGATGCACTCGTAGGCTCAGATTTCAAAAGTATATCTGTATTTAATATGTTCCTAAATACATTTATAGCATTTTGTCtcacttgtatttttttccttaa
This sequence is a window from Opisthocomus hoazin isolate bOpiHoa1 chromosome 6, bOpiHoa1.hap1, whole genome shotgun sequence. Protein-coding genes within it:
- the DNASE2B gene encoding deoxyribonuclease-2-beta — its product is MPAGSARCHPALLLLLSSAPLWAAEISCRNEDGKTVDWFALYKLPKHAKGELALLGLEYLYLDALAPEWQLGKYLVNMTQGALGQTLEQLYETYEAEKNSIAYAIYNDEVPESDSDGWKRGHTKGFLLLDKSQGFWVVHSVPLFPPVPEDGYGYPATGESYGQTAICITFKYDQFTEIDQQMLSYNPRIYSCSVPNVFQADLPYLKKLCAGSRLPSAPLRHLSKLQSAHGETFLHFAKSHLFIDDIYVAWVAQELKTDLLAESWQHSGQKLPSNCSLDYHVYNINLIGTPLNSTFYSINDHSKWAVSREYKDQWTCIGDLNRAAEQAWRSGGFICMQNEHIYKAFRGLIVHYESCSDAFTLI